Within the Vibrio tasmaniensis genome, the region CCTATGAGCATAGGGAACCTATGTGATTAGGGTGAAAAATTGTAGCTAACACAGGTGTAGAGTTATCTATGACGAAAATAAAAAAATAGCCCCCATTTGGGAGCTATCTAAAAACTATTCGGCCAACGCAGCTTTCTGCGCTTCGACGATATCGGTAATGCCCTTATTCGCCAGGGCTAAAAGCTGCATCAGCTCTTCGTGGCTGAACGGTTCGCCTTCTGCGGTGCCTTGAATCTCAATCATCTTACCGTCTTCCGTCATTACAACGTTCATGTCGGTATCGGCTGCTGAGTCTTCAACGTACTCAAGGTCACACAGTGCTTGTGCACCAACGATGCCCACTGAAACTGCCGCTACGTGGCCTTTCATTGGGTTCTTTTTCAGTTTACCGCTTGCTAGTAGGCTGTTGATAGCGTCTGCCATTGCTACGCTTGCACCTGAGATAGAAGCAGTACGAGTACCGCCGTCTGCTTGGATAACATCACAATCGACAGTGATCATGATTTCACCCATTACTTTCAGGTCAACAACAGCACGTAGGCTACGAGCGATCAGACGTTGGATTTCCATCGTACGACCACCTTGCTTACCGCTCGCCGCTTCACGACGGTTACGAGTGTGCGTTGCACGTGGCAGCATACCGTATTCAGCGGTTACCCAACCCTTTCCTTGGCCTTTTAACCAACGCGGTACGTTTTCTTCTACCGTCGCATTACATAGAACTTTAGTGTTGCCGAACTCAACTAATACAGAACCTTCAGCATAAGCTGTGTAGTTACGAGTAATTTTAATTGGACGAATTTGATCTACAGCGCGGTCATTTGGACGCATTGGTATCTACCTTATTAACAGTCTGAAGTGATTTACTATCGAAAGAGTGCATCACCTAAGAAAGGGGTGAGACAGTTTTGATTGGGGCAAGATTATATAGCAGTTTATCTTTCAAATCTATTTACCATTCAAAGCGACTTACGACTTAAAGAGATTTACGACTCAAAGGTACTTACCGTGAAAGGCTATTTATCGCGGAAAAGCGACAAGCTTCGGGAGCACCCCATATCGTGATACTATGCGTGCGCGTTATTTTCAGAATGATAAAAGACAGGAAAATTCGATGATTTATAGTATGACCGCGTACGCGCGCAAAGAAGTAAAAGGCGATTGGGGCACAGCAGTATGGGAAATCCGTAGTGTAAACCAACGCTACCTTGAAACTTACTTCCGTATGCCTGAACAGTTCCGTGGTTTAGAGCCGATCCTACGTGAGCGTTTCCGTAAGCGTCTAGCTCGCGGTAAGGTTGAATGTAACCTACGTTTTGAAGCAAACCCAGCAGCGAAAGGTGAGCTAAGCATTAACGAAGGTTTAGCTCAGCAAGTAATCAATGCTGCTAACCAAGTAATGACCATGACAGGTGAAGACAGCCGTTTGAACCCATTCCAAATCATGAACTGGCCTGGCGTGATGGAAACGCCAGAGCAAGATATGGATGCCATCAACAAAGACCTACTTGAAGCATTCAACGATGCCATCGCAGAATTCATTGATGCTCGCGCTCGTGAAGGCGAGAACATGAAAGCGCTCATCGTTCAGCGCTTAGATGCTATCACTGAAGAAGTCGTTAAAGTTCGTGCACGCATGCCTGAGATCCTAGAATGGCAACGTGAGCGTCTTCTTACCAAATTTGAAGATGCGAAAATTGAGCTTGAAGGTTCTCGTGTTGAGCAAGAGCTGATCCTACTGGCTCAAAAGTCAGACGTAGCAGAAGAGCTAGACCGTCTAGACTCTCACGTGAAAGAAGCAAATGTAGTACTGAAGAAAGGTGGCGCTTGTGGCCGTAAGCTTGACTTCATGATGCAAGAGTTCAACCGTGAGTCAAACACGCTAGCATCTAAGTCTATCAGTACAGACATCACAGCATCGGGCGTAGAGCTTAAGGTTCTTATCGAACAGATGCGTGAGCAGATCCAGAACATTGAATAACAGTTTGTCAGTAACACACTGTGGATAGCCATTAGCTGAATCAGTGTTGATTAACTAACTGTGTTAATTAGAACAAGATAAGCTCCTAGTTTTAGGGGCTTTTTTTTGGTTCATCGCGGCTTTCCGGGGAAAGCCGCTTTTATCTTTAAGAAGAAGTAGTCTGTATCTCGATATCCATACCCCATTCGCTTGATTAACTTTATCTTGTTGTTTATCCCTTCAAGTGTGCAGGTGTTTAATGGATAACTTGCCGATGCGATAATACCGTGAAGATAGGAGCTCAGTTTTCGTGCGAACTCTTTCAATGGCTTAATTCCACTCTCTTGTACCTGTTCATACCACGCATCCCAGAGCCCCTTAGCGTGCCTTTCTGACTCACAATACCAAAGCTCTTTGAGTTGGGCTCCGAGTATATAAGTGGTCATCAAGTCCTTATTGATATTCAATATTTCAGTCAGATAGCTATCTTGTCGTGCATTTAAGTTACCTCTGTTTTTCAACAGTACCCAGCGTGAGCGCTTGACCCATTGCCTCGCTTTTTTATCTTGCTTGAGTTTGTTGGCTTGGTCGACTCTGACTCTATCCATCACCTCTCGACCGAACTTAGCGACAACATGGAACAAATCGTAAACGATTTTTGCATTCGGACAGTGCGCTTGAACTTCAAGGTCAAAAGCCGTATTCATGTCCATCGCGACCGCCTCGATATTGTTGCCATGCTTGCCTAACTGCTCGAAGAACGGTCGTATGTCCTTGCGGCTACGGCCTAACCCTACCCAAATGACTTGGTGAGTCTTAGCGTCAGCGATGACTGTGGCATATCGATGTCCTTTAAAGATGGCGAACTCGTCCATGACGAGTTGCCTTAGTCCCTCCCATTTCACTGGCGGTACCACTTCTCTAAGTCGGCGTTTATCTATCTCTTTAATGGTATGCCAATGAACGTTCGTTAACTGGGAGATATGCTTAATGGGAAGAAGAGGTAGTAGCTGCTCTATATAGCTTTTTAGGCGCTTCGTTATACGAGCATAAGGCTCCAACCAAGGTAGAGACTCTGTTTTTATGCCGCAGTCACGACACTTAATTCTTCGTGTTTGAACAGAAAGTTCAACAGGAACCCCGAGCAACATGGCCTCTTTCACATGACGCCATTGATACTCGTGGATAGCTTCGGCTTCAAGACCACAAAGGCACTTAGCCTCAGAGTTAGGTTTAAGAGTAAGGGTAATAAGTGTTGCTGTCTGGTGAGACTTTACTATTTGAAAGCCTTCCCAGAATGAAGATAGGAAAGTATGATTCTGCATGGAAACGGTAGTTTGTGTATGATTTTTGTTTGGCGACTAAACCATATCACTTACTACCGTTTTTGTTTTCAATTCCCGCTAATCCGCGATGAACCTTTTTTTATGGGTACAGTAATGACAATCAGGATGACTAAGTGAGCAGATTATTACGCAGGAGATGTACTTAGCACAAAAGATAGATACAGCGATAGATAGAACGGAGCAGATGTACAAAAAGATTTTTAATATTTTGAGGAGGTATTGCAAGTGGAGAAGAGTGTTACGGTAAAACTGAGGGGAAAACTGGTTTGAGAGAGAAAGTGACGCAAGTTGCTATTGCAACCTGCGCCGACTTAAAATCTTATAGAGCTACAACGTTTGCAGCTTGAAGACCTTTTTGGCCTTGCTCTACTTCGAAAGACACTTGTTGGCCTTCTTTAAGAGTCTTGAAACCTTCAGAAGCGATTGCACGGAAGTGTACGAATACGTCAGCGCCGCCGTTGTCTTGAGTTAGGAAACCGAAGCCTTTCTCTTCGTTAAACCATTTTACTACGCCGTTTGTTTTGTTAGACATGATGTGTCCCTTATATAAAAATAAAAAATTAATCGCCAAAAGTGCGATGCGCTGAAAGCTTGAATTATTTAATGTATCTATGAAGCCAAGGGAAACACTGAGAATAACAATGAAGCAATACTAAGGGTTTTACTTTACAACTGGATGTTTCATTTAATAACCCTGAAAACAGAGCAAGCACATTCTTGGTGATCCTGACCAGGTTGTAAAGCGTTATTTGAAAAAAATGACTATTTTTTGTTCAATCAACTTCTATTCAGCTCTACAACATCGCTGAACTTCATTTACAACGCTCTGATCTTAAAAAATTACTCATCCGGCTGCTTGGTTCGAAGATCCACATATGGCCAGTAGTGATGCCCTACTCGAATCAAAAGTGTTGCAGCCGCTAAAATAAATGCCGCTAAAGATAACCAAACGATCAATACCGCATCGAGTTCTTTCATGCCCAAAGTGATGTAACGAGCAATCGCCATCATCGCGATGTAGATCGGGTATCGCACTGGGATCTTACCGTTCATCACAAACTGCTGAACCATCGCCAACACTTCTAAATAGATAAACATCAGTAGAATATCGGTTAGTTGTACTCGGCGTTCAGCGAAGACATGCATGAACTCTTCGACCATCGCAAACAAGGTCGCGAGCGTGATCGCCACCAGCAATACCGCTTCCATAATGTGGAATACTTTCAAAAACGGCTTACTAAAAGATTTAGGTAAGTTAGAAGGCATAGTCACTCTTCAACAAATAATTAATCCAGTCTCTACAATAGCATGCATCAATATAAGTCGCGTACTGTCAAGTTTAGGATAACACCATCAATTAAACGTGAGCTAAACAAGCAACAGATACAAAAATGGCCCCACATTCACTGCAGAGCCATCTATTTATCTTTTAATTAACGACTGCTAATTAACAAACGTTACTTCGCTATCAAGCTTATAGCAGAATCAGATAAGTTAAGAACACCACACACAGGCCGTAGATAAGAGGGTGAACTTCTTTGCGCTTACCTGCCACAACCATAGTAAATGCGTAGCTGATGAAGCCCATCGCCATGCCGTTTGCAGGTGAGAAGCTTAAAACGGTGAACATGATGGTGAAGAAAGCCGCAATGCGTGACTCTTTCTTTTCCCAGTTAATCTGACCAAGACGACCCACCATGTAGATGCCTACCACAACCATCGCAGGCGCGACCATTGCCGCTGAGAAGATAGAGAAGATTGGGTATAGGAATAGAGACACTAGGAATAGGCCAGCCACCATGACTGCCGCTAAACCTGTTTTCGCTCCTTGAGAAGAAGCAATACCTGATTCAGAAAAAGCGGTAATCGATGTAGTACCTAGAATCGAACCAATCACCGTACCGCCCGCATCAGCAACCAAAGCTGATTTCGCGTTTGGTACCTTGCCGTCTTTGTCGATGATACCCGCATCACGACCAACACCAACAATCGTACTTAAGCCATCAAAGAAATCGACAATCAGGAAGATAAGGACGATGAACAGTAGGTCGAACATTTTCTCAGGGGTGAAAGCTGAGAAATCAAAGATCGCACCGAAGCTGCCCGCCATACTTGGTGGCATTGAAACGAATTGATCTGGGATTGGCGCGTTTGATGTCCCTAAGAACACATCAGCTAGAATCGTCAATGCAATCGCCGAAACAAACGAGATAAACGTTGCTAGTTTAATGTCACGAACCATACAGCCCAGAGCGATGAAGATACTCACATAAGCGATAACCACTTGTGGATCGGAGATGTCACCTAAGCCAACCAATACGAACGGGTTAGAAACGATGATGCCTGCATTCTTTAGGCCTAAGAAAGCAATGAACAAACCGAGAGACACGGTAATCGCCAGCTTTAAATCTTCAGGAATAGATTCAATCATCGACTTACGAATATTGGTCAATGAGAAAGCGAGATAAAGGATACCCGATAGGAAGATGCCGAATAGCGCTTCATTCCAAAGTACTGCCACAGAACCACTTAACAGTAAGCCTTTGAAGAAGCCGTTCATGCTCATGCCCGGCGCCAGCATCACTGGGTAGTTACCCCAAATGCCCATGATAAGCGTTGCAATAGCCGCAGAAAGAGCTGTTGCCGTAAATACTGCCCCTTTGTCCATTCCCGGGATGCCACCCAGAATTGCTGGGTTAACCGCCAAGATATAACTCATCGCTAAGAAGGTAATAAAACCTGCGTATAGCTCAGTGCTGA harbors:
- a CDS encoding phosphate-starvation-inducible protein PsiE; this translates as MPSNLPKSFSKPFLKVFHIMEAVLLVAITLATLFAMVEEFMHVFAERRVQLTDILLMFIYLEVLAMVQQFVMNGKIPVRYPIYIAMMAIARYITLGMKELDAVLIVWLSLAAFILAAATLLIRVGHHYWPYVDLRTKQPDE
- a CDS encoding ISL3 family transposase, with protein sequence MQNHTFLSSFWEGFQIVKSHQTATLITLTLKPNSEAKCLCGLEAEAIHEYQWRHVKEAMLLGVPVELSVQTRRIKCRDCGIKTESLPWLEPYARITKRLKSYIEQLLPLLPIKHISQLTNVHWHTIKEIDKRRLREVVPPVKWEGLRQLVMDEFAIFKGHRYATVIADAKTHQVIWVGLGRSRKDIRPFFEQLGKHGNNIEAVAMDMNTAFDLEVQAHCPNAKIVYDLFHVVAKFGREVMDRVRVDQANKLKQDKKARQWVKRSRWVLLKNRGNLNARQDSYLTEILNINKDLMTTYILGAQLKELWYCESERHAKGLWDAWYEQVQESGIKPLKEFARKLSSYLHGIIASASYPLNTCTLEGINNKIKLIKRMGYGYRDTDYFFLKIKAAFPGKPR
- the rph gene encoding ribonuclease PH; this translates as MRPNDRAVDQIRPIKITRNYTAYAEGSVLVEFGNTKVLCNATVEENVPRWLKGQGKGWVTAEYGMLPRATHTRNRREAASGKQGGRTMEIQRLIARSLRAVVDLKVMGEIMITVDCDVIQADGGTRTASISGASVAMADAINSLLASGKLKKNPMKGHVAAVSVGIVGAQALCDLEYVEDSAADTDMNVVMTEDGKMIEIQGTAEGEPFSHEELMQLLALANKGITDIVEAQKAALAE
- a CDS encoding YicC/YloC family endoribonuclease yields the protein MIYSMTAYARKEVKGDWGTAVWEIRSVNQRYLETYFRMPEQFRGLEPILRERFRKRLARGKVECNLRFEANPAAKGELSINEGLAQQVINAANQVMTMTGEDSRLNPFQIMNWPGVMETPEQDMDAINKDLLEAFNDAIAEFIDARAREGENMKALIVQRLDAITEEVVKVRARMPEILEWQRERLLTKFEDAKIELEGSRVEQELILLAQKSDVAEELDRLDSHVKEANVVLKKGGACGRKLDFMMQEFNRESNTLASKSISTDITASGVELKVLIEQMREQIQNIE
- the cspE gene encoding transcription antiterminator/RNA stability regulator CspE, which gives rise to MSNKTNGVVKWFNEEKGFGFLTQDNGGADVFVHFRAIASEGFKTLKEGQQVSFEVEQGQKGLQAANVVAL
- a CDS encoding NCS2 family permease, whose protein sequence is MNTDSTLKAQKTSGSLDTMFKLSERKTTISTELYAGFITFLAMSYILAVNPAILGGIPGMDKGAVFTATALSAAIATLIMGIWGNYPVMLAPGMSMNGFFKGLLLSGSVAVLWNEALFGIFLSGILYLAFSLTNIRKSMIESIPEDLKLAITVSLGLFIAFLGLKNAGIIVSNPFVLVGLGDISDPQVVIAYVSIFIALGCMVRDIKLATFISFVSAIALTILADVFLGTSNAPIPDQFVSMPPSMAGSFGAIFDFSAFTPEKMFDLLFIVLIFLIVDFFDGLSTIVGVGRDAGIIDKDGKVPNAKSALVADAGGTVIGSILGTTSITAFSESGIASSQGAKTGLAAVMVAGLFLVSLFLYPIFSIFSAAMVAPAMVVVGIYMVGRLGQINWEKKESRIAAFFTIMFTVLSFSPANGMAMGFISYAFTMVVAGKRKEVHPLIYGLCVVFLTYLILL